A stretch of Clostridium formicaceticum DNA encodes these proteins:
- a CDS encoding sensor histidine kinase, with product MKFSWKIFLLCMGIYVVSLTVTGMVVTENTYKSLVKKEIERSLEEESNLHSTLALYLLNNQRIAVEKIELKNYSKSMVDMVKTDRNYLEIFDEKLNLLATNAPRAWFFSREELAIALKGQKNFVLRRDEEGLYLFVSNVLEIDEEKIILSLIKDISHVDHHRREQYLLFIRTGLIGLAFVALITWGLSKFLLKPFRQLSLTAKNIASGNYHVRVKVNRKDEVGLLAEQFNIMADKIEQKMNQLKAEGQRQQRFIDNLTHELRTPLTSIIGYAEYLLKAKYNPEVFKKSLSYIYSEGNRMSKVAKTLMDMILIRENPLQLNREKIMSLLIQVQNIMEVKAEKEGIILEVKGEDEEILLDKDLFKIVITNLVDNAINASSRGKKVTIGVEKTLEETCVFVMDEGKGMEEWETKKVIEPFYRIDKSRSRKEGGVGLGLAICYQIIEEHGARLKIESAVGVGTKMKIIFHGKCYKNFTSRSQVG from the coding sequence ATGAAGTTTAGCTGGAAAATTTTTCTTCTTTGCATGGGAATTTACGTGGTTTCTTTGACGGTAACAGGAATGGTAGTTACAGAAAATACATATAAAAGCTTAGTAAAAAAGGAAATAGAGCGCAGTTTAGAAGAAGAGAGTAATCTTCACTCAACATTAGCGCTGTATTTACTAAATAACCAAAGAATAGCTGTAGAAAAGATTGAATTAAAAAATTACAGCAAGAGTATGGTGGATATGGTTAAGACGGATAGAAACTATCTAGAGATATTTGATGAAAAGTTGAATCTTCTAGCTACAAACGCTCCTAGAGCTTGGTTTTTTTCTAGAGAAGAGCTTGCTATAGCTTTAAAAGGGCAAAAAAATTTTGTTTTGCGAAGGGATGAAGAGGGACTTTATTTGTTCGTTTCAAATGTTTTAGAAATTGATGAGGAAAAAATTATTTTATCTCTTATAAAAGATATTTCCCACGTAGATCATCATCGGCGGGAACAATACTTGCTTTTTATAAGAACAGGACTTATAGGACTTGCCTTTGTAGCATTGATTACATGGGGGTTGAGTAAATTTCTTCTAAAGCCCTTTAGGCAGTTGAGCTTAACGGCTAAAAATATTGCGTCAGGAAACTATCATGTGAGGGTAAAAGTAAATAGAAAAGATGAAGTGGGCCTTTTAGCGGAACAATTTAATATCATGGCGGATAAGATTGAGCAGAAAATGAACCAGTTAAAGGCAGAAGGACAACGTCAGCAACGTTTCATTGATAACCTCACCCACGAGCTTCGTACGCCTCTTACATCTATTATCGGCTATGCAGAATATTTATTAAAAGCAAAATATAATCCTGAAGTATTTAAAAAAAGTTTGAGTTATATTTATTCTGAAGGGAATCGTATGTCTAAGGTGGCTAAAACTTTGATGGATATGATCCTGATTCGAGAAAATCCGTTGCAACTGAATCGAGAAAAAATTATGTCGCTATTAATACAGGTGCAGAATATCATGGAAGTAAAAGCGGAGAAGGAAGGGATAATTTTAGAGGTCAAAGGAGAAGACGAGGAAATTTTATTGGATAAGGATTTATTCAAGATTGTTATTACGAATTTAGTAGATAATGCTATAAATGCTAGTAGCAGAGGAAAAAAGGTAACAATAGGCGTAGAAAAAACGTTAGAGGAAACATGTGTTTTTGTGATGGATGAAGGGAAGGGTATGGAAGAATGGGAAACAAAGAAGGTCATAGAGCCTTTTTATCGTATAGATAAATCACGCTCTAGAAAAGAAGGGGGCGTAGGTTTAGGCTTAGCTATTTGCTACCAAATTATAGAGGAGCATGGTGCTAGACTCAAAATTGAAAGTGCAGTTGGCGTAGGTACAAAAATGAAAATTATTTTTCATGGAAAATGTTACAAAAATTTTACAAGTCGGAGTCAAGTTGGATAA
- a CDS encoding response regulator transcription factor encodes MSVILIIEDEEPIRELIKLNLSMVGYEILEACDGEEGLEYINNEKVDLALLDVMLPKQDGYELLPILLKKNIPTIMLTAKDRLKDKVKGLDMGADDYVTKPFEAVELLARIKSVLRRAGKEKTEIIIDDIQICLEQWKVLKAGKEVDLTYKEFDLLRLLIENKGNVMSRERLLELVWGYEFEGNTRTVDMHIQRLRNKLETDKIKTVYKVGYRMED; translated from the coding sequence ATGAGTGTGATTTTAATTATAGAAGATGAAGAGCCTATCCGAGAACTAATTAAGTTAAATTTGTCTATGGTAGGTTATGAAATATTAGAAGCTTGTGATGGAGAAGAGGGGCTTGAGTATATAAACAATGAAAAAGTAGATTTAGCGCTTTTAGATGTTATGCTTCCTAAACAGGATGGCTATGAGCTTTTGCCCATTCTTTTAAAGAAAAACATTCCTACAATTATGTTGACTGCCAAGGACAGGCTGAAGGACAAAGTAAAGGGTTTAGATATGGGGGCAGATGACTATGTAACAAAACCCTTTGAAGCTGTAGAGCTGTTGGCAAGGATTAAATCTGTTTTGAGACGAGCAGGAAAAGAAAAAACAGAGATCATCATAGATGATATCCAGATTTGTTTAGAACAGTGGAAGGTTTTAAAGGCAGGAAAAGAGGTAGATTTAACTTACAAAGAATTTGATTTGTTGCGTTTACTGATTGAAAACAAAGGAAATGTGATGTCTCGTGAGAGATTGTTAGAGCTAGTATGGGGCTATGAATTCGAAGGAAATACGAGGACTGTGGATATGCATATACAGCGGCTTAGAAATAAGTTGGAAACCGATAAGATAAAAACTGTTTATAAAGTAGGCTATCGGATGGAGGATTAG
- a CDS encoding sugar ABC transporter substrate-binding protein: MKKVGIYMILLLIAIIFSSCSKAPDENVEGFVIEDHTKEEGDKDALESAKTTIGLVMKTLTNPFFIDMELGARKAEEELGIRLLVRTGAQETSIQQQIAIVEELIKLRVDAIVIAPGHSTELIPVLKKAQDAKIAIVNIDNKLDFQISKEMGLINVPFISIDNQQGGYEAAKYIADQVTKPTKAIILEGILGAKNSEERKKGALKAFEENKNIDLVAIETANWKIDEAFSVISQIFKEHPDIGIIFCANDMMALGVIEYLVKENKENVLIAGFDALEEAKKAIRKGAMKVTIDQQADLQGYTGVMYAVKMIEGKGVPEKTLIPIKVVDIESLR, encoded by the coding sequence ATGAAAAAAGTAGGTATCTATATGATACTACTATTGATAGCAATTATTTTTTCTAGTTGTAGTAAAGCCCCTGATGAGAATGTAGAGGGTTTTGTTATAGAAGATCATACCAAAGAAGAGGGAGACAAGGATGCTTTAGAAAGCGCTAAAACAACCATAGGGTTGGTTATGAAGACTCTAACAAATCCATTTTTTATTGATATGGAATTGGGGGCACGGAAAGCAGAAGAGGAATTAGGCATTCGTCTTTTGGTTAGAACTGGTGCACAAGAAACCTCCATTCAACAACAGATTGCTATTGTAGAAGAACTAATAAAGTTGAGGGTAGATGCCATTGTTATAGCACCGGGACATTCTACAGAACTTATTCCTGTACTTAAGAAAGCACAGGATGCGAAAATAGCAATAGTAAATATAGATAATAAGCTGGACTTCCAAATATCTAAAGAAATGGGTTTAATAAATGTGCCTTTTATAAGTATAGATAATCAACAAGGAGGCTATGAAGCGGCGAAGTACATTGCTGATCAAGTTACAAAACCTACAAAAGCTATCATCCTAGAAGGCATTTTAGGTGCTAAAAATTCAGAAGAACGTAAAAAAGGAGCGTTAAAAGCCTTTGAAGAGAATAAAAATATTGATTTAGTAGCTATAGAGACTGCTAACTGGAAAATTGATGAGGCCTTCTCTGTAATAAGTCAGATTTTCAAAGAGCATCCTGACATCGGTATAATTTTCTGTGCCAACGATATGATGGCGCTAGGTGTCATTGAGTACTTGGTGAAAGAAAATAAAGAAAATGTATTGATTGCTGGTTTCGATGCTCTTGAAGAAGCAAAAAAGGCGATAAGAAAGGGTGCTATGAAGGTAACGATTGACCAACAGGCAGATCTTCAAGGGTATACAGGTGTAATGTATGCGGTAAAGATGATTGAGGGTAAGGGTGTACCGGAAAAAACTCTTATTCCAATAAAAGTAGTTGACATAGAAAGTCTAAGGTAA